CCCGAATTCCGTACGACTCCCGGCCAGAACGGGGTAAACGATTTCCACAGTTTGGTGACGATCAGGACGAACATCATCGGACCGAGCAACCACGGAATAGGCATATGCACCCATTGAAAGATCAAGCCGCCCACAACAGCGATGAGTAAGGTAATCAGGAACGAAACAAAGCGATTGCCAGTCATTTTACTGCACCGACGCAGCAATTTTCTCGAGCCGTTTTTTAACGTCGCCCTTGTAAATACCGCCATGGTAGCAAATCACTGTTTCGATCGGTAATGCAGCCAGCTTTTTCAAAGAGCGAAGGGCCGCATCCATATCAGGCGTGACTTGTGCTCGTGGCCCCTGCAGCTCTCCGTTTGCGATAACCATCGCGTCTCCCGCGATCAGCGTTTGGCTGGCTTCGTGATACAGACAAATGTGACCCGGCGTATGTCCAGGTGTATGAATGACTTGCAAGCCTCCCCCAAATGGAAGTACTTCTCCGTCCGTTACGACGCGAGTGACATTCGCTCCCGTTTCTGGAGAAAAGGCTTTTTCAAATTCCTCGCGTTGCTTTTCTGGCAGCGCTTGGAGAATGGCACCGCGCATCTCAGGGGGCAGCTTGAGAATAGGGGTATCTCCGTCGATACTTGCTTTGTCGTCTGCGTGCGCATATACATTCAATGGTTGAGATGCCTCCGCTAAAAATTGCGGCAGACTTCCCACATGGTCGATATCTTGATGGGTCAAAATAACAGAATGCAGATTGCTTGTGGAAATTCCGGCCTCTTTAATCTGATTCAAGATGGTTTCGTAGCAGCCAGGCATCCCGGTATCGATCAGCACACAAGCATTCGCATCATACACGACCGTAGGATTGATGACCATGGTGTTCCCACCCATGCCAAGTGTAAGGGGCAGCATTTCTAGTCCTTCAGCAATTTTCATTGGTTATACCCTCCTGTTCACCGTCCTAAAAAACTTACGAGTTCATTATATGACTCGTGAGTTTTTACTGTCAATTCCATATATTGACCTTACTTTTGTGGCATGTCAGAATACGGAGGGGTGAGTCAAATGGATGATGGAAAAAAACAGCAGATCCTGCAGATAGCCATGGAAGTCTTCAAAGAAAAAGGCTACACCGCTGCCTCTATGCAAGAAATCGCGGAAGCCTGCGGGATGGCAAAAGGCAGCATCTACAAATATTTTCCTTCGAAAGAGGATTTATTCACCGAGGTCTTTGTAGCCTGTCATCAAGCCATGTTCGATCAAGCACGGGAGATGGACATCGCAAGCCGAGCCTACAATCTGCCTCCCAAAGAGCGGTTGCGTCAAAACATACAGTTTCAGCTTCAGTACATGCTGGAAAATTACTTTTTCATGTTTGAATTCAAAGAGCTTCCCATCAAGGAAAATGAGAAGTTCATCGTTGCCTGGAAGAAAAAGAGAGTCACCCTCTTGACCTGGCACAAGGATTGCTTTTTAGAAGCCTACGGCACTCGCATAGAGAGCTACGTGTGGGATATTGTAACCATTTTCAGAGGCATTTTGCGAGAGTATTTGAGTCATTCCGTTCAAAAAGTGATCGCACTCCCGATGTCCGATCTGGCTGGTTTTATCGTGGAGCGAATCGATGCGATTGTAAACGATATGCTGCAATCCAGCACAAAACCGATCTTGAGAGAAACGCATGTGTATTTTAACGATCTGAATCCGGTCGATGCACAGACCCAGCAGCAATCTGTACGCGATTTTTTGTATTCTTTTACGATCAAAGTACAAGAACTTGCAAAGCCCGAGCCTATTCGTCGAGAACTTCTGGATGTCATCGGTCTTTTGCAAAAAGAGCTGGATCAAGAAGCCCCCAATCAGACACTCGTTCATGTGTTTACGACCTATTTGGAAACGGTCCCGGAGCTTCGTCCTTTCGTTCGCCAGCTGAATCTGTTGCTCTAATACAAAAACCACCCTATGTTCGGGTGGTTTGTTTGCATGGGATTACGCCTTGTTTTGTACAAGCTCGCTTTTCAAACGATTCAACTGGCGGAAATGATGACGATAATGCATCGCGACCAACTGGAACCATTCCACTCCATTCAACGGCCCAAAAGCGGGATGAGCGATTTTACCTTCGGGAGAAATCTCGTGCAGCTGCGACTCCACCGCTTGCATACGGGCTACGACTGCTTTCATTCCCTCTAGGATCTGCTCTTTGCTCTCTGGCTGGGACGGGGTGTATTCAGGGGAAGGTGGCACTTGAACGCGAACCGGCGGAAGTTCCCCATTGGCAAAAACAGTGTTGCCGATCTCGCTCTTTTCCCCTGTCGTCACCCCTGAACCGCTGCGGCACTTCTCGACATTGGACAGTTGCATGTAGAGTGCAGATTGATACAAGTGAACGTACATCTGCCCAATCGACCATTCGCTTGGATTCGGCTGTAGCGTCAAATCCTCGAGCGAAAAATGGTTCAGCTCTTCTACGTAGCGAGAGGTGCTCTCTTGCAAGCTCTTAAGTACATCTGTTGTGTTCATTTATTCCAACTCCCTTTCGTTTATAATCTGATCATACAAAAACGCTACTGACAGCATTATGTCAGTAGCGTTTCGTCATTTTTTCAATTTCCTCACGAACTTGATTGCGGAAAGATTCCGGTTCCAGTACCTCGATGTTGGCTCCCCAGCCCAATACCCAATGCATGACTTCCTCTGTTTGTCTCACGCGCAAAGTAACAAGCAGGCCATCTGCACAGTCCTCCCATGCTTCGAGATAAAAGTAGTTAGACTCCTTTATTCTGTGGGCGATCTTGTGCTGCGCAAACAGACGCACGTACGTCTTTCTGTCATCTACCGGCTTGTATTCATGCAGATTAAAATTCGCCGGGCGCTGATAGCCTTCCTCGCTTACCTTTAGTTCACTCATCCGGGCCAATCGGAAATGTCGAAGGTCACCGCGCAGATCGCAATGACCGATCATCATCCACGATCCGTTGATGAGAGACAGACCGTACGGCGAGACGACACGAACACTATCCCGGTTGCCATCCTCTTCCGCCATACTTTTGCGGTAATGAAACGAGACCTTTTTGGCATCCAGCAGTGCTTGCCGTATCGTGTCTACCCGTTCCTTTTCTTGCTTCCCTGCAGGGGAGTCGGTGTCAAAGGAAAGTAGCCGCATCGTCGTCAGGATGTTGGCGGCTTCTTTGCGCACCTGCTCCGGAAGCACTGCTTCAATTTTGCTTCGAGAGCTTCGCGCCCTTTTCTGATAGCGCGAATCGAACTTCTGCTCGACAAAGTGTGCTCCAATCAGTAACGAAACAGCCTCCTCAACGGTAAAGCTGACGGGCGGAAGAAAGTATCCCTCCATCAAGGAAT
This is a stretch of genomic DNA from Brevibacillus choshinensis. It encodes these proteins:
- a CDS encoding MBL fold metallo-hydrolase: MKIAEGLEMLPLTLGMGGNTMVINPTVVYDANACVLIDTGMPGCYETILNQIKEAGISTSNLHSVILTHQDIDHVGSLPQFLAEASQPLNVYAHADDKASIDGDTPILKLPPEMRGAILQALPEKQREEFEKAFSPETGANVTRVVTDGEVLPFGGGLQVIHTPGHTPGHICLYHEASQTLIAGDAMVIANGELQGPRAQVTPDMDAALRSLKKLAALPIETVICYHGGIYKGDVKKRLEKIAASVQ
- a CDS encoding TetR/AcrR family transcriptional regulator produces the protein MDDGKKQQILQIAMEVFKEKGYTAASMQEIAEACGMAKGSIYKYFPSKEDLFTEVFVACHQAMFDQAREMDIASRAYNLPPKERLRQNIQFQLQYMLENYFFMFEFKELPIKENEKFIVAWKKKRVTLLTWHKDCFLEAYGTRIESYVWDIVTIFRGILREYLSHSVQKVIALPMSDLAGFIVERIDAIVNDMLQSSTKPILRETHVYFNDLNPVDAQTQQQSVRDFLYSFTIKVQELAKPEPIRRELLDVIGLLQKELDQEAPNQTLVHVFTTYLETVPELRPFVRQLNLLL
- a CDS encoding DinB family protein; protein product: MNTTDVLKSLQESTSRYVEELNHFSLEDLTLQPNPSEWSIGQMYVHLYQSALYMQLSNVEKCRSGSGVTTGEKSEIGNTVFANGELPPVRVQVPPSPEYTPSQPESKEQILEGMKAVVARMQAVESQLHEISPEGKIAHPAFGPLNGVEWFQLVAMHYRHHFRQLNRLKSELVQNKA
- a CDS encoding helix-turn-helix transcriptional regulator, with amino-acid sequence MNKTDRLLAIMLELQRKDVVRAEDMAALYETSVRTIYRDMQALSEANVPIVGEPGVGYSLMEGYFLPPVSFTVEEAVSLLIGAHFVEQKFDSRYQKRARSSRSKIEAVLPEQVRKEAANILTTMRLLSFDTDSPAGKQEKERVDTIRQALLDAKKVSFHYRKSMAEEDGNRDSVRVVSPYGLSLINGSWMMIGHCDLRGDLRHFRLARMSELKVSEEGYQRPANFNLHEYKPVDDRKTYVRLFAQHKIAHRIKESNYFYLEAWEDCADGLLVTLRVRQTEEVMHWVLGWGANIEVLEPESFRNQVREEIEKMTKRY